A single window of Fervidobacterium sp. DNA harbors:
- the lepB gene encoding signal peptidase I encodes MPPNEKRKKSSKLEKGKNILKETIITLIYAVVAATIIRLYVFETMLVPTPSMVPTINVGDRLFVEKITYSAREPQIGEIVVFYTPFPDERAQQMLRAFDKFMDAFSPKEFKGSVKYVKRLVGKEGDVLTLKQVDGKWKLFVNGVIPEHLKNVDYEPDGIFRYPKLWDYLAEASKLKNNKEQYKVYLFSLAQKEGSQLANIVFSILGGLDPITYGIDYSVYVKRYLEPKGIKFSDYVWEENGQVYIKIPKGFYFFMGDNAPQSLDGRYFGFVPKHTVIGRPILRIWPFKAFGPVQPLVK; translated from the coding sequence ATGCCCCCAAATGAAAAACGCAAAAAGTCATCAAAGTTGGAAAAGGGAAAGAACATACTAAAAGAAACTATAATTACACTCATATATGCAGTTGTTGCTGCTACGATAATTAGGTTGTATGTGTTTGAGACAATGCTCGTTCCTACTCCATCAATGGTCCCCACGATAAACGTGGGGGATCGACTTTTTGTTGAAAAGATAACCTATTCGGCACGTGAACCACAAATTGGAGAAATTGTTGTCTTTTATACACCGTTTCCTGATGAAAGAGCTCAGCAGATGCTAAGAGCTTTCGATAAGTTCATGGATGCATTTTCACCAAAAGAGTTCAAAGGTTCTGTGAAATACGTAAAACGTTTAGTTGGTAAAGAAGGAGATGTGCTAACACTTAAACAAGTCGATGGAAAGTGGAAACTTTTTGTGAATGGGGTTATACCCGAGCATCTTAAAAATGTGGATTACGAACCTGATGGAATATTCAGATACCCAAAATTGTGGGATTATCTTGCTGAAGCGAGTAAGCTAAAAAATAACAAGGAGCAATACAAAGTTTATTTATTTTCACTTGCACAAAAAGAAGGTTCACAACTGGCAAATATTGTATTTAGCATACTTGGCGGACTTGATCCAATTACTTACGGAATTGATTACAGTGTTTATGTAAAAAGATATTTGGAACCTAAGGGTATAAAATTCTCTGACTATGTTTGGGAAGAAAATGGACAAGTTTATATCAAAATTCCTAAGGGGTTTTATTTCTTCATGGGTGATAATGCTCCACAGAGTCTTGATGGAAGGTATTTTGGATTTGTACCAAAACATACTGTAATAGGTCGTCCTATACTTAGGATATGGCCATTTAAGGCATTTGGACCTGTTCAACCACTTGTAAAATAA
- the rplS gene encoding 50S ribosomal protein L19, protein MSMDHIVRIIEKTQLKEVPEFRPGDTVRVHVKVKEGDKERIQAYEGIVISIRGSGISKTFTVRRIAAGGVGVERIFPLYAPTIDKIEVVRRGRVRRAKLYYLRNVKGKVKIKERK, encoded by the coding sequence ATGAGCATGGATCACATTGTTAGGATTATAGAAAAAACACAGTTGAAAGAAGTTCCGGAATTCAGACCAGGGGATACTGTAAGGGTACATGTTAAAGTCAAAGAAGGAGATAAAGAAAGAATTCAAGCATACGAAGGTATAGTTATATCCATAAGAGGTTCAGGTATAAGCAAAACATTTACAGTTAGAAGAATAGCTGCTGGAGGAGTCGGTGTTGAAAGAATATTCCCACTTTATGCACCTACTATTGATAAAATAGAAGTTGTTAGAAGAGGTAGAGTGAGGAGGGCGAAATTGTATTATCTTAGGAACGTAAAAGGTAAGGTGAAGATCAAGGAGAGAAAGTAA
- a CDS encoding RNA methyltransferase: protein MLDKIYTALVHYPVLGRDGRIITTAVTNLDIHDIARSSRTYNVKKYYVVTHLPAQQDIVKKVLGYWTEGFGKTYNPNRSDALSIVELKSYVEEVIQDIEKEEGVRPIVMFTSAKVRPNTITYEEGRRIILTDPRPVLLLFGTGWGMPKELEQMCDYSLEPVRGKSDFNHLSVRAAVAIILDRLIGEDVFKK, encoded by the coding sequence GTGCTTGACAAGATTTATACTGCACTTGTGCATTATCCAGTTCTAGGTAGAGATGGAAGAATAATCACCACTGCTGTGACAAATCTTGATATTCATGACATAGCGAGAAGTTCAAGAACTTATAATGTGAAAAAATATTACGTAGTAACGCATTTACCCGCTCAACAAGATATAGTCAAGAAAGTTCTTGGATATTGGACTGAAGGATTTGGGAAGACGTACAATCCAAACAGATCGGATGCACTTTCAATAGTTGAGTTAAAATCTTACGTAGAAGAAGTAATACAAGATATCGAAAAAGAAGAAGGGGTAAGACCTATTGTTATGTTCACATCAGCAAAAGTTAGGCCAAATACGATAACCTACGAAGAAGGTAGAAGAATTATTTTAACTGATCCGAGACCTGTTTTATTACTATTCGGAACCGGATGGGGAATGCCGAAGGAATTGGAACAGATGTGTGATTATTCTTTAGAACCAGTCAGGGGTAAGAGTGATTTTAATCATCTCTCTGTGAGAGCTGCCGTGGCAATAATTCTTGATAGACTCATAGGAGAAGATGTTTTTAAGAAATAG
- the trmD gene encoding tRNA (guanosine(37)-N1)-methyltransferase TrmD, whose product MKISVLTIFPEFVRVIKEYGVIAQAVENKLLEIEIFNLRDYTVDKHKVVDDYPYGGGPGMVMKPEPFFRFFEFYTKSYGKPYVILTSPQGITLTNEVAKRLCKEENIVIICGRYEGIDERVMEFVNEEISIGDYVLTGGELPAMVIVDVLSRFVPGVVEEESVKNDSFYNDLLDHPHYTRPRQIENLKVPEVLLSGNHEEVELWRRKESLKKTMLKRPDLFLKHTMDDLDKKALLLLFKELMRSA is encoded by the coding sequence GTGAAAATTAGTGTTCTGACCATTTTTCCGGAGTTTGTTAGGGTTATAAAAGAGTACGGAGTCATTGCTCAGGCTGTTGAAAATAAGCTTTTGGAAATTGAAATATTCAATCTCAGAGATTACACTGTAGATAAACATAAGGTTGTTGATGATTATCCATATGGCGGCGGACCAGGAATGGTTATGAAACCCGAGCCATTTTTTAGATTTTTCGAATTTTACACCAAGTCTTACGGTAAGCCATATGTGATTCTTACTTCACCCCAAGGAATCACATTGACTAACGAAGTCGCGAAAAGACTTTGTAAGGAGGAAAACATTGTTATTATTTGTGGAAGATATGAAGGAATAGATGAGCGCGTTATGGAATTTGTTAATGAAGAAATTTCCATAGGTGATTATGTACTAACAGGTGGAGAATTACCAGCAATGGTTATAGTAGATGTTTTGTCACGGTTTGTCCCGGGTGTAGTTGAGGAAGAGTCCGTTAAGAATGATTCATTTTACAATGACTTGCTCGACCATCCACACTATACAAGACCAAGACAAATTGAAAATTTGAAGGTACCTGAGGTATTGTTGAGTGGCAATCATGAAGAAGTTGAACTGTGGCGTAGGAAAGAGTCACTTAAAAAGACAATGTTGAAAAGACCAGATTTATTTTTAAAACACACAATGGATGATCTGGACAAAAAAGCGCTACTTTTGCTTTTTAAGGAGTTGATGAGAAGTGCTTGA